The segment GGGCCAGGGTGGGGCTGAACAGGGTGGTACCTTTATTTGAGATGGCACCCAGGGTGATGTCCCCCAAATATATGAGTTGAGGGTTCATTGCTGACCCCTCCCTAGGCTGTGTCACCTGTACCCCACCCTCCCCAGGGCCATCCCAACCCTAAGGAACTGCCTCGGCCAGGGGTGATTCGGGGCAGCTTTGCCTGGAGTGGGGGCACCACTGCCCCAGCTCGTTCCTGGCACAAAGAGGGGGGGAGCTGGATCCCCCCTTCACTGGTGCCCCTCAGCCCTTGATGAGGGCTCAGCGCGGCTACAGCTTCTTGGCAAGCTCCTCTGCTGTGTCTTTGCCATGGGGGGGTGTGATCACCTGGCAGAAGATCCAGGCATTGGGCTCCCCCAGCCACTGCCCCCAGAGTAACCCCTCTGTTCATCCTCACTGTCTCCCAGAACTGGGGACAGGACCCAGGCGTCTGGATCCTGGTAACCCCCCAGCCAGCAGTGGGACTACCTCATCCAGAGCCCTTCTCACCACGGTCttggggtggcagcagggctcAGGAAGGGGCaggatggggtgctgggtgctgagGGTCTTGCTTATCTGTGAAGAAGGGCAGGGGGTCAGCAGGGGGCTGCCTGCTCcctctttgcctcagtttccccaagcCCAGGGAGTCTCACCCTGCTTGTTCATGTAGGTTTGCTGCTCTGAGATGGTCCCAAATGGTGGGAAGCCCTGCACAAAGGGCGAGGGGCACTTTGGATGGCCTCAGTGCGCCGAGGGTGTGAGGGTGGCCATGGGGGGGTAACACGCACCCTGGGTCTCTCCATTCTCACCATCCATCTCCACAaactggagcagagcaggggtggTGTCAAAGACCCTGTACGTACCCCTGAATCCCCCAGACCTCCAGTGCCAGCCTGCAAagccccagcagctctggcctCCCAAAGCCATTTTGCAGCACCCCAAGTCGCCCCAACACTCAATGCAACTCTCCAGCACTTCAAAGCACCCCCAGATGCTTTCCACCACCCCAGCCACACATAACTGTTCCCAACACTCCAACACTGTCTTGCAGGATACCCCAGACTCCCCATGAGCGCTGTAGCTGGGCTGCCCCAACTTGAGGGTCCCACCATGAGGGTCCCACTCTTGGGGAGGGTCCTGGAGTCCCACCTTTGGGGTTCCAGCCCAGGGACATCAGTACTGTACCAGGCTGGAGGTGCCCACTCTGAGGGAGTCCTCACCCAGGGATGTCTCCAGCCTCAGGGGTCCCACCCTGAGGGATCCCAcccttggggggggggtcctggccTGGAGTGCCACCCCCAGACACGATCCCAGGGGTCCTTGGGAGTCCCAGACCAGGGACGTCACAGCTGTACCGGGTTGGAGGTGCCCACCCTGAAGGGGGTGTTGGTGTCAGGGGTGCTGGTTCCCCCTGGTcccacatcatagaatcatagaatagtttgggttggaaaggaccttaaagctcatccagtaccacgccctgccatgggcagggacacctcccactggatcaggatgctccaagccccatccaacctggcctggaacccctccagggatggggcagccacagcttccctgggcaacctgttccagggcctcaccactctcatagggaagaaattcatccttatgtccagtctaaatctgcccctctccagtttacacccattgcccctcatcctgtcaccacaaacctttgtgaacagcccctcctcagctttcctggagccccttcaggcactggaagttgctctaaggtctcctcagagccttctcttctccaggctgaacaaccccaactctcagcctgtcctcatacaggaggttctccagccctcggatcatctttgtagcctcctctggacccattccaacagctccatctccttcttatggtgaggattccagaactggacccaatcctccagctgaggtctccccagagaggagcagaggggcagaatcccctccctccctgctggccacgctgctctggatgcagcccaggacacggttggtttctgggctgtgagcgcacattgtgGCTCCTGCGGAGCTTCTcctcagcaccccaagcccttctcctcagggctgttttCTATCACATCATCCCCTGAAATgggggattgccctgacccaggggtaggaccttggccttgttgaccctcatgaggttctcccagccccatttctccagcctgtccaggtccctctggatgacatcccgtcctcCCACTGTGCCCACTGCCCcactcagctcctgctcccccctccccacacgAAACCCTCACGGGAGGCGggcgaaagggggggggggggcggtgcctCCCTGTCACGTGACGCCGCGCGGGCACGCGCCTGCACCTGCGCTGCCCCGCGTCCTGCGAGCACCTGCGCATGCGCGGGGGCCTCGGCGCGCGCCCGTGCGGGACCCGCGGGCGGAGATGGGTACAGGGGAGGATGGCGGTCGGGCTGGGGTGGGGttggggctctgggggggtcaGTCGAGGGGCGGGGAGGGCCGCCCCCCGGGACGAGAACACTctggggcagccgtggggcagcaaTGGGGGCCGCCTGCAGGGCAGGGACCGGCTGGGGCCGAGCTGCCCCGGGGGCCGCGTCACCCCGTGGGGTTCAAAACAGGGCCCGGAAAACCTCCTCGCCCTGTGCCAGTGTCCCCTAGTCCTTgtgtcccccagccctgccccctATCATCGTGTCTCTTGTGCCCTCACACCCTGTCCCCCTCTCATCGTGTCCCTTGTGTCCCCCGGCCCTGCCCCGTGGCTCGGTGTCCCTCTCTCATCGTGTCCCTTGCGTCCTCCAGCCCTGTCCCTCTGTCATCGTGTCCCCTGTGTCCTCACACCCCATCCCCCTGTCATCATGTCCCCCAGCCGTGTCTCCCCAGCATCGTGTCCCTTGTGCCTTCGCGTCTCCCACCTGCGCCaccctcagtgtcccccatcCTTCTGTCCCTGAGTCCTCGTGTCCGTCTCCATCCTCCTTGTGTCCCCTCTTCCCACATCCCTCTGTGCATGTTCTCCCATGTCCACGTCTTCTTGTCCCCATCACCCTGTGTATccctgtcccagtgtccccatccacAGGCAGACGCGAGCTGGGGGACCCAAAGATTCTCTTGGAGGGCACCCATGGGTCCTGTCCTTGGCGAGGGGCCCTCATGCCATGCCCCATCCCACAGCGCTGGCGGCCGCCTCCCCCGGGGGGGATGAATGcctggaggaggatgaggatgagctggagcaggggctggaTGAGGTGGAGGCCGAGCCGGAGGCCGGGAGCGGGGTGAAGGCGGCAGGGAGCACCCGGGGGGCTGTGCTCACCCGCCGCGGCATCACGCTCCGTGTCCTGCTCCGCGATGGGTTCCTTGAGCCAGCCCACGGTGTCCTCTCCATCTACTACCTGGTGAGCCCGGCCGGTGCGGGGACACGATGAGGGTCAGCAGTGGGGGACAGGGGACCAATGGGTGCATCCCCACTCACCCCATGTTCCCCAGGGCAAGAAGTTTGTTGGGGACCTGAGAGCAGACGGGACCATCACCTGGCAGGAGACGGGGCAGGTCTTCAACTCACCCAGCGCCTGGGCCACCCACTGCAAACGCCTGGTGAACCCCGCCAAGAAGTCGGGGTGCGGTTGGGCATCCGTCCGCTACAAGGGCCAAAAGCTGGACCAGTACAAAGCCGCTTGGCTACGCAAGAACCAGCCCAACGCACCGCCTGCAGAGGAGGTGGGTTGGGTGCTCCCTTGGGTGCCCCCCggtgtgggtgctggggtgggtgCCAGCCCTGTGCTGCCCGCAGAGCCTGGCCAGCgagggcgaggaggaggagatgcctgaggaggaagaggaggaggcgTCGAGGGAGGGTCGGGCACCTGtgcaggagctggtggctgcCAAAAAGTTGGAGGAGAGGagcaagaagcagcagtgcAAGAACCTGGTGGAGCCGGCAGGGATGGGTAAGGTGACacgggggtcctggggggaccctgggcagcctggtggTGGTGACGGGGCGTTGTGCTTCACAGATCACGGCCAGCCAGCGAAAAGGCTGGAGAGTAAACCTCGAGTGCCCGTCCGCTACTGCACCCTGGGCACCCGCGACTCGGCCAGGTAGGGTGTGACAGGGTAGGGTGCCCCATGGGTGCCACTGCCAGCCCTGTGGGTGCaagcggggctgggggcagctGTGGCAGTGGAATTGCGGCTCTTCCAGGAATCCCCAGACGCTGGTCGAGGTGACGTCCTTTGCTGCCATCAACAAGTTCCAGCCCTTCAATGTGGCCATTTCTAGCAACGTCCTCCTGCTCCTGGTGTGTCCCTTCCCCACGGGGTCCTGTCAGTGGCCAGGTTGGGATGAATTGGGGCTGGGGgacagctgcagggaggagtATCCCCagcatttgtgtttttcaggccaagctgtttattttaaccATTTCCTTTAGGATTTCCACAGCCACCTTACACGGAGCGAAGTGGTGGGCTACCTGGGTGGGCGGTGGGACACCAGCACGCAGTGTAGGTAGcggggtgggtgggtgggtggccCCCCAGCAGAGCCACCCATCCGTGTGTCCTGTTCTCCTCCCTGCAGTACTGACCGTGCTGCGAGCCTTCCCGTGCCGAACACGCCTGGGTGATGCCGAGGCCGCCAGCACCGTGGAGGAGGAGGTAAACCAgccctggggtgggaggggtcccgggggtcccGGAGACCCAGTCCCACAGCATCTGCCCATCCCAGATCTGTCAGAGCCTGTTCCTGCGCGGGCTGTCGTTGGTGGGGTGGTACCACAGCCACCCCTTTGGCCCCGCTCTGCCCACCCTGCACGACATCGATGCGCAGATGGATTATCAGCTCAAGCTGCAGGGTAGCGGCAACGGcttccagccctgcctggcccTCATCTGCGGTAAGCGCCCGGGCCTGGGGGTGCTGCGGTTGCTGTCACCCTCCCACGTCAGCCCCATCTCTCCTCCCCAATAGGACCCTACTATCATGGGAACTCTGGCGTGGAGTCCAAAATTGCGCCCTTCTGGGTGATGCCACCACCAGAAGTAAGTGATCACTGGTCCTGGGAGATGGGTATATGGGATGGGGGTGGCCTCGGTGCTGTGGGGTGAcccccctcctgctgctccatcGTCCAGCAACGGCCTAATGACTATGGCATCCCCATGGAAGTGGAGGTTGCCTACATCCAGGACGGCTTCCTCACCAATGATGTCCTGCAGGAGATGGTGAGTGTGAGGCGGAGTCCCCCAAACCCCGTCTTGCCCAGCAAGGCAACTCCCCAACCCCATTGAGGGCTCTCTGGGTCTCTACCACCCACCCCATCCTGCTGTGAGCTCCGGTGATGGTGACAATCTCCTCTCCGTCCCCTCGGTGCTGCCAGGGTCTTGGTGCCGTGGGGGGAATGTGTGCCTGGGCCCCAGTGCAGCCCCGgtgcctgcagcccctttctccccccacccTAGACGCTGTTGGTGGAGTTTTACAAGGGAGCCCCTGACCTGGTGAAATTTCAGGAGATGTGGAGTCAGGACCAGACCTACCTGGACAAACTGAAGGTGAGGGTGGAGCTTCCTCTGCTGGGCTGGATGCGAAGGGAGCTTTTCCTGGGGCATCATCTCCAGCCACCACTGTTTTAATTAACTGGCTCATGTCTCAGGGCTCCCTGGCCTCCCGCACGCCCAAAGACCAGAGCTTTGCCCACATCCTGGAGCAGATCTACAGTCTCCTCAAGCTTAGCAGCTGAAGGGCCGGGAGCCTCCTCTGACTCGGACCAGGTGCCTTCCCAGCAGCCTGGGCTCAGCTCGGCAGCTCCCCCAGCCTGAGGGGCTCATCCTGACCCAGTGCGGGGCAGCGCTGTGGGGACCCACCTTGCCCACCGCACCAGGGAGTTCACCTGAGGGGTCCCAGGACTCCActggctcctgccctgcctggagCGGCTGTCCGGTGGCTGTGCTGGCgccagggcagcggtggaggGGGGTGTTGGTGGGAAATCTTGGCTGTAAGTTCTTTGTGGAAGTGGTAGTTCATTAAAAAGCAGTTCTTGAGATGGAGCCGCTGTGTGGCTCCGATGGCCTTGGGGACATTTTGAGGGATGATAGCTACCAGCCTGCTGCCTGGTTTCAAGGGGCTGAACCAGAGGGACATTCATCTGGGGCTGCTTCTCCGTCCCACCGCGGCTCTTGAAGCTCAGTCTTGCCCTCGCAGAGAAGACACCCAagttagaaagaagaaaacatttaatactTTAATTCAGAGATACAAGTTGAGATTTGcgggttgtctttttttttttcccctaaaaacCAGGAGAAaccattacaaaaaaaaaaaaaccaaaaaggtcTAGCAAGTTATCCCAGCTGACTAAACGCATTTCAATCCACCTGAGCGGGAGCCAGCATTCCCAGGAAGTGACCCTGGTCCCCActggagaggggacagaggtGAGAGCCCCCAAGGATCCCGGTCCCTTGGTCTCCCTGCGCTGCTTGGAGAGAGACAGGGGCTGCCCCGTGCCCCTGCGAGTTGGGAGCACCGGTCAGCCCGCTCAGAGCGGGGCAGGGGCGGGAGATGCATCC is part of the Cuculus canorus isolate bCucCan1 chromosome 27, bCucCan1.pri, whole genome shotgun sequence genome and harbors:
- the MPND gene encoding MPN domain-containing protein isoform X2; translated protein: MSTSSCPHHPVYPCPSVPIHRQTRAGGPKDSLGGHPWVLSLARGPHAMPHPTALAAASPGGDECLEEDEDELEQGLDEVEAEPEAGSGVKAAGSTRGAVLTRRGITLRVLLRDGFLEPAHGVLSIYYLGKKFVGDLRADGTITWQETGQVFNSPSAWATHCKRLVNPAKKSGCGWASVRYKGQKLDQYKAAWLRKNQPNAPPAEESLASEGEEEEMPEEEEEEASREGRAPVQELVAAKKLEERSKKQQCKNLVEPAGMDHGQPAKRLESKPRVPVRYCTLGTRDSARNPQTLVEVTSFAAINKFQPFNVAISSNVLLLLDFHSHLTRSEVVGYLGGRWDTSTQLLTVLRAFPCRTRLGDAEAASTVEEEICQSLFLRGLSLVGWYHSHPFGPALPTLHDIDAQMDYQLKLQGSGNGFQPCLALICGPYYHGNSGVESKIAPFWVMPPPEQRPNDYGIPMEVEVAYIQDGFLTNDVLQEMTLLVEFYKGAPDLVKFQEMWSQDQTYLDKLKGSLASRTPKDQSFAHILEQIYSLLKLSS
- the MPND gene encoding MPN domain-containing protein isoform X1, coding for MSTSSCPHHPVYPCPSVPIHRQTRAGGPKDSLGGHPWVLSLARGPHAMPHPTALAAASPGGDECLEEDEDELEQGLDEVEAEPEAGSGVKAAGSTRGAVLTRRGITLRVLLRDGFLEPAHGVLSIYYLGKKFVGDLRADGTITWQETGQVFNSPSAWATHCKRLVNPAKKSGCGWASVRYKGQKLDQYKAAWLRKNQPNAPPAEESLASEGEEEEMPEEEEEEASREGRAPVQELVAAKKLEERSKKQQCKNLVEPAGMGKVTRGSWGDPGQPGGGDGALCFTDHGQPAKRLESKPRVPVRYCTLGTRDSARNPQTLVEVTSFAAINKFQPFNVAISSNVLLLLDFHSHLTRSEVVGYLGGRWDTSTQLLTVLRAFPCRTRLGDAEAASTVEEEICQSLFLRGLSLVGWYHSHPFGPALPTLHDIDAQMDYQLKLQGSGNGFQPCLALICGPYYHGNSGVESKIAPFWVMPPPEQRPNDYGIPMEVEVAYIQDGFLTNDVLQEMTLLVEFYKGAPDLVKFQEMWSQDQTYLDKLKGSLASRTPKDQSFAHILEQIYSLLKLSS